A single Epinephelus fuscoguttatus linkage group LG13, E.fuscoguttatus.final_Chr_v1 DNA region contains:
- the LOC125899702 gene encoding C-X-C chemokine receptor type 2-like: protein MTDPTTSSLFIDFGSIYEELNFTYNDSEFIINPETQPCNPFSAPDGVMVVVSVFYVIIFLLAIPGNLVVGLVICLSKQSLPPSDLYLLHLAIADLLLAITLPFWATSVTKGWVFGDAMCKIVTVLQELSFYSSILFLTCISMDRYMVIVRAMEARRANRQLVSWGVCATVWAVGVLLSLPGLFNSASQSQNSSQIACAELYDPGSADVWRLATRILRHALGFFIPLAIMLPCYGVTIQRLLHIRGGFQRQRAMRVIVCVVVAFLLCWTPYHIAVMADTFFRAKIVPYGCPARMAVDQAMFATQSLGLLHSCVNPVLYAFVGEKFRKNLLQKLRKMGILERASVSRTSRSSMSSEITSTVM, encoded by the exons ATGACTG ATCCAACCACATCTTCTCTATTTATAGACTTTGGCTCGATTTATGAAGAGCTCAACTTTACTTATAATGACTCGGAGTTTATTATAAATCCTGAGACCCAACCCTGCAACCCCTTCTCTGCCCCTGATGGTGTGATGGTTGTCGTCAGCGTGTTTTATGTCATCATCTTTCTGTTGGCCATTCCTGGAAATCTGGTGGTGGGGCTGGTGATTTGCCTGAGCAAGCAGTCGCTGCCTCCCTCTGACCTCTACCTCCTCCACCTGGCGATTGCAGACCTCCTGCTGGCCATCACTCTCCCGTTCTGGGCCACGTCTGTGACAAAGGGTTGGGTGTTTGGAGACGCCATGTGCAAAATTGTCACCGTCCTCCAAGAGCTAAGCTTTTACTCAAGCATCCTCTTCCTGACGTGCATCAGTATGGACCGTTACATGGTGATTGTGAGAGCTATGGAGGCTCGCAGGGCTAACAGACAGTTAGTCAGCTGGGGAGTTTGTGCTACTGTCTGGGCTGTTGGAGTGCTTCTGTCTCTGCCAGGGCTTTTTAATTCTGCTTCCCAATCTCAAAACTCTAGTCAGATAGCATGTGCTGAACTGTACGATCCCGGCAGTGCTGACGTGTGGCGGCTGGCCACCAGGATTCTTCGCCACGCTTTGGGTTTTTTTATCCCCTTGGCCATCATGCTGCCCTGTTATGGAGTAACCATCCAGCGCCTCCTTCACATCCGTGGGGGGTTTCAGCGGCAACGAGCCATGAGGGTGATTGTCTGCGTGGTTGTCGCCTTCCTGCTTTGTTGGACTCCGTACCACATTGCAGTGATGGCAGATACATTCTTCAGGGCAAAGATAGTGCCGTACGGGTGCCCAGCAAGGATGGCAGTTGATCAGGCCATGTTTGCTACTCAGAGTCTGGGCCTGCTTCACAGCTGTGTCAACCCAGTGCTGTATGCCTTTGTTGGAGAGAAGTTTAGGAAGAATCTGTTGCAGAAATTGAGGAAGATGGGCATCCTGGAGAGAGCATCTGTGTCAAGAACCAGCAGGTCTTCAATGTCATCAGAAATCACATCTACAGTCATGTGA